CCGAAGCACCAGGGAGACCGGTGCGTGCATGGACGCGTGACGCGGGAATCCGGGCaccctctccttccccttccccggcccgaggccggagagctcgccccgcaccgccgccacccaTCACTGCGCCcggctcggtagtgcctccctcccgTTCCCCTTCCCCGCTCACCCTCGTCCCCTCTAGCTTGCGTGGTAGCTCGGTAGCCCTGCCGAACGCGCGTAGACGCCACCCCAAGGACCGCCGCCACCCGGCATGgccccgccgccattgccgcccacccccggaggccgcctctcgtcgccggacctCCACGGCGCCGCTCAGACCCATCCGACCCCGGAAATGAGCTCCTTGAACACCggagatgctctcgccgccttTAATTGAGTCTTCGTCGCTCCTCGGTGATTTCCCCTTTCTCTCGCCGCCGGACGCCGCTATCGAATTCCACCGCCGtcgaactccctccggcgaatccgagccgttggctcgctcctTCTCGACGCCCTCGTCACTCCGGTGTGCTCCCCGAAGACCAAATCCGTTGCGCTTGCTCCGGTGAAcacggccgccgtccgccgtccatctcggcctccccttcttcctcctcccgccggcctaCGTGGCttccacgtaggcgccacgtcggcgccacctcggctttgaccgagccgagccggtcagccgcctcctccctccccccctcgcgcgcgcggtccacggtgcgccaaccggctgcgcgtgggcccgccgcatccctgGTCCATCCGGTGCACGTGCGTGAACCGCGCTCACCCGAAACCCTAGTGCCGCCCACATGCGCCGCTCCCACAgtgagccgcgccaccgacaagcgggccccactcggGACCCCGCAAGGTAGACTCGGCccaccggccctctctctccctcactctCCCCGCGCCCCCTTGGGCCGCCTctccgggccggccggcccattagttCGGCTGAGCCATGCCtcccctcttgggccgcacCCAAGCCGCCCGAGGAAGTCTAAATCATATCCCTCCTTCAATTTCTTTCCAGAAAgggtttaataaattattaaatcctttttctttagacagaaattccttaatccttagaaaatccatatcttctcaaccgctcatccgattgactccgttcaacttccaataattccgtaaaattgagatctatctaatggtaCTATTAtctagtctaaataggatctttatTTTGGGTCTTGTGTAGGTTTttaattgtttgcgtatagttgtggttaccggattttcgtcgatcgggggttttctcgaagattcgtgaagcttcgtgaagacctcgagcaaggcaagtcaccatttgaccaattgctcctataattagaaaattattattattttgtttgcaacttgcattgttagaatcacacacttaacttgcttggcctcggtttgcgcgccaaaccgacggacctacccagtagtcgcactaattcctgtaggCTGTACTACCCTGactccttgtcgctccacctttgtggtacctcggtatccgtgctctctgagcgcgtataccaaatatcccacatacaccgttgtttgtcgaaaacttgggaaatgggtttgtaaagccttgaaaacccgacatgtggtgtcggtgtgattaaaaataaaatgaattgtgaaaacttgCGATGcaggggttgtgcctatgtggcactgtccgtATTCGCATATTAGGACCGGTTCCTatgggaaactcatcgagcataatcaaagtgcaaccacaaggtggtatgggacaccctggctaagtaattagtcggttcagggaaacctcgcatgctaatagttgggaacgccggggcggggtcggttggagccaaaccgggttcctggtaagcaaggaagagaagcttgctgaattaccgatcgaggtagttggagtttgatttgtgaaaactaaaatggcctatatttatgtgaggatttgatccttctatgtggcatgaggtaacctTGAGTCGGCTTaggaaaggctttgtcgcgaacctctgacaccggccagtgtctggagtaagttcgtgtcttgtgggtaaagtgtacccctctgcagaggttaactaactgttcgaacagccgtgcccacggtcatgggcggatgtgaggtggttcccgttgcatagatttgtttgcctgtgctttgtgaaaagttgttgtggtgtgggaatcgtaatcagaatcagcctatgtggcagatggatgacctgagtggtcagaaacgaatctgtgtgattcgggatgtctgcgggcatcatagactaggctttccgagtggaagcggattgctttgctgctgggcagctggactctgggagtccgcgAAAACGAataaggctctgggagccgcttaatcaagtgaaatggctctgggagccgagaagtaatgatctgacccgggaggtcggtacattaccaattgagctgttgaaaagcatctcttaagtcgatttgaggcgcaagtctcttttcgacccaaacttaaaaagaaataaatcacttagtgatttcaaaatgatttcaaacaaaatatttgcaaaacaaccttgcctctcttccaatcttgcattaaacacctaagttcctgtgacttgctgagtacgaaagtactcacccttgctctatataaatatatatatagttcctccgccctgaagagaagataaagtgaagtgacgattagggtttcgtcctgatTCCCAGCCGttgcctgtggtgttgggtgttcgttcgttggttccgctgctgctgctgttgttggtgtttcctcgtcagcgtcgtcggttgcattctcgggctgttctgagctgcaacctaagttaaggtaaataagtcctttATTTATGTtaaggatttgcaatgattcaaatttgtcaccgtgggtaccagcgctatgtcctgggactggtactgagatcgcggtttcgtaggaagcgattcgcgccgtttttcctacgacacgctccagtcaggtgccgttgtacggcggtaccagattggggtgtgacagtaCTGCATTTACAATATCAGTGGTTGACATGTGGACCTGGTCCTATATGTCAGTGGCTGCTACTGCAGGTGTAGTACTGCAGACAATTCCCACGGTTACAAATGGCATGATAATAGGGTCAGGGACTCAGGGCGTTACCGTGCGTGTAAGTTTTgccctttttgtttttttcttctgagtGAAAATTCGCATGTTCTGGGATCTTAAGATTCCATCGCTGGACGCAGATTTGCGTGTAAAGATGACCGAGCACTTCGACCAAATGTTCAGTTCAGAGCTGGACGGAATGTCGATCAGCTGCCATGTTAGACCACCGAGTCACCGACCGGTACGTGTGTATCTTCCCATTTTCCACCGAGGAACGTGCCTGGGACGACGAGACGCACGCACACGCGCGCGGGAGCAGTAGTACACGACTCGAAATACATGCATCACATCccacgacgtcgccgccgatcGACCTCCCCCCCGCGGCCCGCGCACTAGTTGATCACTGCCGCGCGAGCAGAAAACGCGGCCTCCTGGGGGAGGCACGGCTCGGAACCTTCGCCAATCGCGTCTCGTGGTGCACCATCTGCCGCTCCGTCCCCACATGAACCTCCGCCAACTTGCCACGAAAACCAATTGTttacgccgccgccgtgccctgAACCCTGCAGGCGAAAGCTTCAGCTGgcaaattgtattttttttctgcgTGGTAATCTCAGCCGTGAGCCGTCAACGGAGTAGAAATTATTAATTGAGAAAATTGTGCGCTAGTATGGGCGTGGTTCTGTATCTTCGGTTTCCAGATTCCGTCTCCCCGTTTTGACGAAACATGGGCTACATGACAGTGAGGATGCCATTTGGAACACCCGTATAAAATGGCGGATTTGCCCACAATCGTGGCGTGTGCTCTCTCTCCTCTGATACTGCAGAGGCGAGCTGTGCTGGGCGGGAGCTTACTTGGCGAGATGAAGAGGAGGCATTGGAGCCACCCGTCGTGCGGCCTCCTCCTGCTCGTCGCCGTCTTCTGCCTTCTCCTCGTCTTCCGCTGCTCCCAGCTGCGCCATTCCGGCGatggcgccgcggccgccgcgccggatGGTGGTGCGGGACGGAACGATGGTGATGACGTTGACGAGAGGCTTGTGGAGCTCGCGGCCGTGGacccggcggcgatggcggtgctGCAGGCGGCAAAGAGGCTGCTCGAAGGGAACCTGGCGAGGGCGCCGGAGAGGCACCGCGACGTCGCGCTCCGGGGGCTGAGGGAGTGGGTCGGCAAGCAGGAGCGGTTCGACCCCGGCGTGATGTCCGAGCTCGTGGAACTCATCAAGCGCCCCATCGATCGGTAcaacggcgacggtggtggcggcggcgagggggagggcCGGAGGTACGCGTCTTGCGCGGTGGTCGGGAACAGCGGGATCCTGCTGGCGGCGGAGCACGGCGAGCTCATCGACGGGCACGAGCTCGTGGTCCGCCTCAACAACGCGCCGGCGGGGGACGGTCGGTAcgcgcgccacgtcggcgcgagGACCGGCCTCGCGTTCCTCAACAGCAACGTGCTGAGCCAGTGCGCCGTCCCGCGCCGCGGCGCCTGCTTCTGCCGCGCCTACGGCGAGGGCGTGCCCATCCTGACGTACATGTGCAACGCCGCGCACTTCGTCGAGCACGCCGTGTGCAAcaacgcctcctcctcctcgtcgggcgccgccgacgccaccgcggcggcgccggtgatcGTGACGGACCCGAGGCTGGACGCGCTGTGCGCGCGGATCGTCAAGTACTACTCGCTGCGGCGGTTCGCGCGGGAGAcggggcggccggcggaggagtgggcgcggcggcacgaggaAGGCATGTTCCACTACTCGTCGGGGATGCAggcggtggtggccgcggcgggcGTGTGCGACCGCGTGTCGGTGTTCGGGTTCGGCAAGGACGCGTCGGCGCGGCACCACTACCACACGCTGCAACGGCGCGAGCTGGACCTTCACGACTACGAGGCGGAGTACGAGTTCTACCGTGACCTCGAGTCGCGGCCCGAGGCGATACCCTTCCTGCGCCAACGCAACTCCGGCttccgcctgccgcccgtgtcgttcTACCGCTGACACGCCACGCACGCAACCCCGCAAACGCATAGCATGCATAAAATTCTTTTTTGTAATTAGATACGTGTTTTAGTCATTGCAACAAAGCGAAGCAAACGTAAACAACAATCCGTGAACATTTGGGTCGTGAACTCGTGATCAGCTCGCTAATCTTTTGCCGTGCTTTGGCTGCAACGACATTGGCTTTGTTTGCGACGACGGCCACGATACTTTCGTTAGCCTCGATGGCGCGCAACTTGCACTCCATGATTCCATCAGCTTTGTCTAAGATAGTTTACGACTTACGAGTTACGAGCCTTCTTCCGTTCCCATGCACGTATTATTGTTTGGCGGCCAAAATCGCAACAGGCAGTTGACTCGTATTTGCTCTAGTCCGCGGCTTTGCACGGGCAGCACTTAAAATCGTCACGAACTAGTGGATCTGCAACTCCAAGGCGCTGAATTGGTAAGCACATTGTACAATTGCTGAGCTTTATTTGGCAGAGGACAAGTGGACTCTGCTGAGTATTGATTTCGCCGCGCGTGAAACATTATGAATCAATGCGACTTTTGCGATTCGGGCCGAATCCAAATATAGGAGTAGTATTTCCAAACTCCAGCCAGTTAAATCTCCACTGAGAACATCTCTACCATGGTTTACTTCTGGTGTTTCTAAGCTTTCACCTGTCTGTGATGACGCATTTCAGAAAGTTCTCTCCTAGTACTAAATTTACGGCCCAtccagagattttttttttaaactaatcGACGAGCttcaatttcattgaatagagaagGAGTAAACTTTACAAAGCGAAAGGAAAGAAAACGAGCTCAGAGCCTTCGGTCCGAGCTAAATAAAAGAGAGGCAATTATAGGCCCATCCAGAGATAGGTATGCTAAGATTTTCCCATCGCTACATTCTTCTTCTGAGCTCCTTAAGGAATCAGGATTCTCATGTAGTTTTGCACAAACTGTGCTCTACCATTCTACGGGCTGCCTCTGTAAAGTTCAATACAGTGGAAGATCCATGCGATCTTCAGTTCTGTGCTAGCCTAACTAGTCCATGAAAATTAAACCGATGAGAGAGCTGGGTCTAAAGGTCTTCAGGATTAGCAGACACACACATTGGAAGAAATCAGAGTACAATAATGGAAGAAACAGAATGGTTACTCCACTGAAACCATTTACCTGACGCCTCACATGCAAATAAGTTTTGCAGACAAACAGATCTAGGAGCAGGATTTAATCCTTCATTGGCAGCATCCATGTATATGATATGGACAGTCCTTGCAATTCATCAGGAATATAACAGACAGGTGAATTCACTAATTCATAATATTTAACGAGATAGATTATGAAAATATAAGAGACTATACAAACATACAAATctaaattcgatctacacatgaaaaaaacaaaaataacaaacttTATTTGCGTTATACCGACACTATTCACTGTCTgatttaattgtttttgtttctgTAGTTATAAATCAAATTTAGTCTTGCATGTATGTTTATAGATATAGATTTGTATCATCTCAAttataatgttactattttaaaaataattctataACTATTTTAAGTTGTATGCAAATAATAGATGTATAGAAAAACCCTGCCCAATAACTTCACGGAGATCACAATGCGAGACACTGTAATCTAACgaggatcaaaaccactccTCTGAACAGGGAAAAGATATTGTTCCCAGTTGAAAAGCTGGTGAAAAGTTTGATTATTACAGGGCACGTAAAAACCAACCAGATAAGGCCAGAACATTGTGTAACAACCAGGTAAGGTCAGAAGTCTAAAATATGTGCCCCAATGCCCACTCATCAAAGTAGGAAAATTAATGGTGCCACAATGCTTTTCTCAAATCAATATCGCTGCTCCTGCCCCATTGACCGATGCCTATTTAACATTTAAACTGATAGTGCTGCACCTTGAAAAAAGAAAGATGACGTCCAGATTAGAAAAATCTCAAGCCTGGAGAACGTCCAGTGCTGACAAGAGCTCAAAGTTGCCATATTGTTGCACTAGACAAACGATTCGGGCCCAAGCCGCTGCCCAGTGCGcgctcttcctcgccgccgcaatTGCTTCCTATGGATTACCGTTGCACTGGTATTGAAATACCGATTGACAACTGCTCCAAATAATCTAGGACAAACACTGACAACGACAAGGCCGTCCAACACTTCACACACAATCTGTGGTCTGATATGCTTCCAATTTCAACAACAGATGCTGAGATGTCTCGaagaaggaggagagaggagcaaGAGAGGACCAGGATGCGGTGGCGCTCCGGCGAGGGACGGCGTGAGTGAAGTGGTCCCGGCGTTCTTGCTACCAACGGAACGGGTCGGAGTTTTAAACTCCGAACGCCCTAGGCCTCTTACAACCGTCCGATCACATTCGGGCGGCCAAGATTGAGTAGCAGACATGCCTCCCTCCCTACCGCCTACCGGCTGGCCCAACACTCGACGCGGCGAAATCTAGACCGCACGGACCTCATCGAATAGCGATCATCGATAAGATGACCCGGGGGGTTCGGAGCTGAAAACGAAGAGgaaaaattttgccaaaaatgcGGAGTAGAATTTGTTGATTCTCGGATGCGAAGATATCAAATGGGATACATCAAACTCACATGTCCCGTGATCCAGCCAGGTTCTATTGATCATGTCTCCTTCTCAACAGTTGTACCTTGTCTTGGGGTTTTGGCTTTACTATCACCGGAAAAATCAAAGTCTCGGACTTCAGAGTTTGAAACTCTGAATGTATCTCGACTCTGATCACTTGTTGGGCCATCGTAATGGAAGCTGGGCTTTGACTTGCAATTCAGGCCCAACTCGGCCCCGTGCGCTCTCTTCCTCACCGGCGCAATCTCTCCTTCCAACCTCGCTGCGGCTCAGCCACGTCGACTTCGGAATCGCCGGCGTCTCGCCGTGACGCCGTCTCGTCTTCACCGGAAACTTCGCGTGCGCAGGTGCGCTGCCACCGGTCGTCGTCTAGCTGGTGCATCCATCTATTCTCTTCTCCTTTTCCTTCGTTTCCTTCCCTGCTTGCAGTGCCGCTAGCTACGTGGTTCTATCTTGGTAGTGATGaagactgtttttttttaaaaaaaaagaaggcaatAATTTCTCCTTGTATATTTATAAAGGAGTTACAGGGAAATATTTACAGGCGGGGAGTTTAGGTCATTCCCGGACCACAGCGTTTAGCGTGGAAGACAGTTGGAAAATGTGTGGTGGAGTTGCTGCCCAAATCTCTGCAGTTAAGAGTTTCTGAAGATGATGGAAGCTttatgtcaaaagaaaaaatagatgACGGAAGCTGGATTCGGAATGTTGTAATTTGCAAGAGCTCGAAGTATCTCCATCTAAAAACCATCTGCAACCATCTAGCTCAACTTAAGTGTATATGTCCTCCTGCTGCAGATTTGTGGACGAAGGGGAGTAGATAGATATGTGTGGTTAGGGTAACAGAACAAAAGAAACTCCTGCTTTGGgccaaagaaaaatatatataaattctaGAGTTTGAATCCTATGGGAAAATCTATGACAACACTGACAATATCATCCAACACTTCACACACAATCTGTGATCTGATCTGTTTCCAATTTCAACAACAAATGCTGAGATGCCctgaggaaggaggagagaggagcaaGAGACGATAAGGATGCCGCGGCGCTCTAGTGAGGGACGGCATGAAGCGGTGCGGGCGTTCTTGATACAAACGGGAGGGGCCCGAGTTTAAAACTCCAAACCCCAGGGACTCTGGTGGCCGTTCGATCAGGTGCGTGCGGTCAAGATTGAACAGTGCCTCCGTACTCGACTCGCCAAAAGACTGGCCCAAGAAAGAAGCATCCACGAAATCTAGGCCGCACAGACCTCATCAAATGGTGATCAGAGACCCAGAGGGGTTCGGAActttagggcttgtttggtttgaaaccctaccaaaatattggtagtacCAAACCTTGGGCACATTTTAGCACTACCAAATTTTTTATAGTACAGATTTGGCTCCACTCTATTGATTTGGCAAAATTTGTCTCCAATCCAAAATGCTAACATGTACTATTCAAAACTACCAAAGAATTGGTAGGGCAAGAATTGGCACCAAACCAAAATGGCCCTTAAATACCGAACCCCTCCGGGCTATTTGATCACTTGCAAATCCAACCCAAAGCCGCCGCCTTATGCGCTCTCTTCCTCAGCCATGTCGAGTTCGTGATTGTCTCCGGCGTCTCGTCTTTCACTGGAAACTTTGCATACTCGCGCTGTCCCCGGCCATCGTCTACAAAAAGtccgttgaatttttttttttggaaataggCAAGATGCACTTTTTTctattaagagaaataaaattatttacAAGTCGAGGGctgaaaaagaaatgaaaggtGAAAGGTACTGGAAGTGGGCAAAGCTTCGAAAGCCTATTCTCGTGACATTGATTGGACAGGAGCTGAAGTGTCACCTGCTCGGCCATCCCTTTGGCAACATCTAACTAGCTTCTTGGCTTTTGATGGAACACCTGATTATTCAGCGCCTTCCAAATTGTCCAGGCTATGAGCGTTGCAACGGCGTCGAATCCTCACCGAAGAGGCTTGCAAACTTTCTTCTGGTTGTTGCAGAGCCAAAGATGAAAGGATTCATCAACATGCAGTTAGGCTGCCCAATCGCTTTGAGCACACACCACTAAAGTTGCCTGGATTCTGGACATGCGACTAATAAATGATTGATGGAATAACCTATTTTAGaggtttttgtgtgtgtgtgtgtgtgttggggggaggggggatgaGTTTGTGGACTCGCCTTGTGTTATCATTTCCCACTCTTTGAATGTCAAGCACTGTTCTTTTTCATGTGTATCATCCAAACGATAGTTTTGATGTTCTCATATGTTAATTTTTATATGAATTACATAGGCATGACATTCTATTCCTGGACATTGGGGATAAGGCCAAGTGTGCAATTCCTAATCAGACAGGGCCAGAATGTTTAACAAAGATAAGGTCAGGAGTCTAAATTACTTGCCCCCATGCCTGATCAttgataaagtaaaaaaaaacttaatgcTTTTTCTTCACCCAATATTGGTGCTACTGCCCCAATGGACAATTCCTACTTAAACAGTTAAACTAATACTGCTGCACCTTGATATGAGAAAGATGCCACCCAGATTAGAAAATCTTTGACCTGGAGAATGTCCAGAGCTGACAAGACCTGCTAATCACCTTTGTTTTTGTTCAAGTTGTCATCTTGTTGCATTTTTTCGAtgatggaagctttattaaAACTCAGTCAAATACACCAAGATGATACATTCCAACTGAGCTCACTCCTAGCCTCTGCATGAAATGCACACAGCCACAAAACATGATCTAACTAGATcctcaacacaaaacaaataaattagtGACTATCAAGCCGTAGACTAGATCGCCACACATGTTCCAGGGTAAAAAAACTCATGTGCCACCTGATCCAAACGACGCGATACCACCATAACAGTATCATGAAGACCCGGTTTGTGGAGGACAGACCAGGTGCATAGCCACCGGGTGACTAAAGCAATAATCTACAAAGGAGAAGACACCGTCTTGTTGTTAAAAAATTACCCCGTTTCTGCTTAGCCAAATGGACCAACAAAGAGCTGTTGCACCCATCAAAAGCAGATTTCTCATGTCCTTAGGAACACATGTAAGCCAATGCCCAAACATATAGTTAACATCTTGAGGAGGTTGTAAGTTATAAGCCAAATAAATAACGGACCAAATCAAACGAGTAACATGACATTGGAAGAACAAATGTTGGATGGTTTCGCCCTTACGACAGAAGCAACATTTCTTATTAACATCTTGTTGCATTAGACAATTCATTCTTGATTGGGACATTAAGATGCCCTCGTTTCAATTTTATATTCAGACGTTCAGATTGACGAATTTGACATAGAGCTCAAGACACCAGGATGCTGCCAACTGGCGCCGGAATGCATTATATAATACTCTTTGCAGCATATGGTCATATGGAGCAGTGTTCTGCTGCACCTCAAAGTCAAACACACACGGCCACTAAAAGTTAGTATTTCGCTTCCCAAAAAGCTACAATACTACTGACACCATATGCTATTGTTAGACTTCTGACTAACCCAATTTGACCAGTAGGACATCTACAGAGTAAAGAACTGCACGATTTTGGCCAATCTGAGCTGTAGGTATAAGCAGAAGCAAGAGTAAGCAACTACATGGACTTATATACAATCTATGAAGCTGCTGAGGAATTCTTTCAGCACAACAAAATTCAAGGCAAGTGCTCATATGAAAGAAATTGCTTCCTACAGATTTGCTACTGGCATTGAAATGCCATGCTCTGAACAACAAATTGACAGATGCTCCACAGAATCTGTGACAATGTCCTCCAACACTTCACTGGCAATCTGCTCAGTGATCTCATCTGTTTCCATTGTCAATAGCTTAATCCAACCCTTCccttccacctcctcctgcaTAATTCTTTCCAAGATTATTCCAGCATTGTCGTCCTTGTTTGCCGCAAAGCTCCCATCTCCATAAAGCCAATCGCTCACGATGTTCCATACTTCTTCACCCAAGGTTTCAGATAGTTTCTCCCTCCATGTTCTTAAGCATGCTCTACTCCATGGATAGCTGCATAGTAACGTATCCTGGCCAATCTCAACCAAGGCCATATTTACACAATCGAAAATGAGCTTTTGGTGTGACCTTCGCTCCCTCGATTTAGCATCCTCCTCCTTGCGATCCAAGAACTTGTCACACAATGCAGGATCAAGGGGG
This window of the Oryza sativa Japonica Group chromosome 4, ASM3414082v1 genome carries:
- the LOC4336343 gene encoding sialyltransferase-like protein 3; this encodes MKRRHWSHPSCGLLLLVAVFCLLLVFRCSQLRHSGDGAAAAAPDGGAGRNDGDDVDERLVELAAVDPAAMAVLQAAKRLLEGNLARAPERHRDVALRGLREWVGKQERFDPGVMSELVELIKRPIDRYNGDGGGGGEGEGRRYASCAVVGNSGILLAAEHGELIDGHELVVRLNNAPAGDGRYARHVGARTGLAFLNSNVLSQCAVPRRGACFCRAYGEGVPILTYMCNAAHFVEHAVCNNASSSSSGAADATAAAPVIVTDPRLDALCARIVKYYSLRRFARETGRPAEEWARRHEEGMFHYSSGMQAVVAAAGVCDRVSVFGFGKDASARHHYHTLQRRELDLHDYEAEYEFYRDLESRPEAIPFLRQRNSGFRLPPVSFYR